GAAAAGATCGTCTGGGAGAAAGACCGGGAAATTGAATCAGCTCGCCAGCGCATGCCTCTGGCGCAGCTGAAAGCTCGTGTTGCTGAGCTCCCTCAGGCAAGGGATTTTTTGGCGACGTTGCGATCGGCTCCTGTTCTGCCGGCCGTGATTGCTGAAGTCAAAAAGGCCAGTCCCAGTAAAGGAGTGATTCGTGAGGATTTTGATCCTGTTGCGATTGCGCGCTCCTATGTGGCGGGTGGTGCCAGCTGTCTTTCTGTGTTGACGGACAAGACCTTTTTTCAAGGTGGTTTTGATGTGCTTGTCGCCGTTCGCGAAGCAGTAGATGTGCCTTTGCTTTGCAAAGACTTCATTCTTAGCCCGCATCAGCTCTATCAGGCGCGTGCTGCCGGGGCTGATGCCGCACTGTTGATTGCCGGCATTCTTTCTGATCAGGATTTGTCCTATCTGAGCAAAGTGGCTGC
Above is a window of Synechococcus sp. BIOS-U3-1 DNA encoding:
- the trpC gene encoding indole-3-glycerol phosphate synthase TrpC, producing MEFRRRPPNPKIQVAHLEYAIPHQESEPRNILEKIVWEKDREIESARQRMPLAQLKARVAELPQARDFLATLRSAPVLPAVIAEVKKASPSKGVIREDFDPVAIARSYVAGGASCLSVLTDKTFFQGGFDVLVAVREAVDVPLLCKDFILSPHQLYQARAAGADAALLIAGILSDQDLSYLSKVAAAIGLTVLVEVHDRDEMQRVLALGGFPLIGVNNRDLTSFETDLATTEQLAEQFDEALKAQNTLLVSESGLFARADLDQVQAAGAAAVLVGEALMRQQDVEQGLRTLISG